CCATCCCAGCCAGGTTTATTTTTAGCACAGCGGTGCAACCACTGGAGGGACTGAGCTGGAGGATCTGCTGACGCCTGGCTCCTGGTGGCTGTAATTAGGGGAGCCCTAATTAGCACCCAGCAAGTGAGACTGGGCGCACAGCCCCAGCGCTCCGGTCCATCAGGTTCCCTGCGGGCAGCCAGCCCCCATAGCCCAGCTCGCTGCATGCCAGTAACCACGTGCCAGCATGGTTCATGTTCTCCGTGTCTCCTGCCCGTGTTATGGGGGTCCCCAACTTCCCTTCCGCCCCTCcacttcctccccttccccttccttttcttcttccccttcttgcccttctctcctcttccccagtGAATGAAgggctttgcagcagcagcagcatgaaggCTGAAGGATGAGATGAGGAAGACCTGCTGCACTCTGGTGCAGCCTTCAGTGTCCTTGTGCAGGGCAATGCCATGCCCCCTACAATACTTTCTTAGCTCTTTGGCTGCAAAGGACCTCAAGCATTGGACTAAGAAAGGTTTCTGATGtatccagaaggaaaaaaagcatctctCAGCTATACCCAATGGGCATAGAGCAGCAGGAAAATATGGGACATACCGTGCAGAATCCATAGGCAGCATCCCATGAGGGTCGGAAGCATCCATCCTCTGGTCCCCATGCCTCGGGCAGAACTCCGGGGCGCtggaagggaggggagagcagcacagagcagctcctgcagccagagTCCCACAGGTGTGGTCCTGCTCCAAGTCCCTCCTATTTATGGGGCTGGCGAAGGAGGCAGGTCCCCTCCCTCCCCCGCCGCTCTCCCTccacgtccccatccccagtCCCATCCCACGCAGCCCTCCCCTCCCAGGGGCCACATGGGCTCAGCATCCATCTCCTTTCACCCTCccctgggggctgtgggtgccccagtGGAAGAGCAGCCCCTTACAGACGTGTGTGGGTGGCATCACCCTATAGCCACCAACCTGAACTGCTGGGCCTTCTGTGCCCAGGGCAAGGATGCAAAACCCTGCCCAGCTCATGGCTTCCCCAAGAAGGTTTGAAAGTGAGTGAGGTAGGACTGGGACGGCCATGGGGTGACCCCGGAGGAGCGCTGGGATCCCCCCCAAATCTGGCTATGCCAGGTGTGGCAGCAGGCGATGGGCCgctctgctgccattcctcCCCTTACCCTGCtttcccccacagcccccattccCACTCTCCACCCAGAGCTTCCCAGTGAACGGGATTGCACAACGCCCACCAGCGCATGCTACGGGAATCAATTAAACGCTCCTTAAGCAGCAGCGCCCGCGGGCAGCTCCCGCAAAGCTCCATTAGAGGTGTCGTCAGGCAGCAGCCGGGTACACGCTGTGCTGCCGGAGCCTCCATTAAGCAGGATGCGGTGGCACGGCCGGCGACACCCGGAGCACCAACCCACACGCTGCCCCCTGCCCACGCACCGGCCGTAAATCACACTGCTCCACTCACCCGCAACGAACGCCGACACCGGGAGCGCTGTGTGAGGTGGGGGGATGGGGCAGTGCCGGTGATGGGGTCCTACCAAGAGGTGACCCAACGGATGACCCTCTCTCTCTCAGCCCACATACTGTGTTCAGGGATTGGCACCATTCGGAGTTCCACCCAAAGGCCCCTCTACCCTTTGCTCCACAGACTGGGGGAATGGCACAGATTAGGGTGGGGATAGGAGCGCATCCTGTGCTCCAGCATCCACAGCATGCAGCACTGAGGCAATCATCCctatcctcatccccatcctcagTCCCTCCCCATCCATGTCCTcgtccccatcctcacccccatccccatccccatcctcatccccactCCCATATCCGTACCCatctccatcctcatccccatcctcatcctcatccccacccccatctccatctccatccccacccgcatctccatccccatcctcatccccacctccatccccataCTCatcccccctctccctctccattctcattcccattcccatcctcACTCTGAGGATGGTCCCTCTCCCACCCGACAAAGGATCTTTGCATTGATCCTTGTGCTGTGCTCAAAGCTCAGATCCCAGCCAGCCGCCGGCCCCTGCAAGGATATCCCTCATCCCCAGTTATGGAAGCACGGGATGGACGCTGGAGACAAGGACTGGGACAGAGAGCACAGACTGCATTAATGTACAGAAGTAGCCTCATTTCTGTGGGGTGTCAGCAGGGTCCCGCTGTGCACACACCAGGGAGATGCTGGCTCCAGAGGTGGGATTTGTTGGGATTGTGGCTATAGgatcagcactgctgggaacCCCATTGCTCGGGGGCTCAGCACCATCCAGCACAGCCCGGCACAGCGGCCCTTATCGGCCTTCCTGGAATTAATGGGCTGCTTGTTCCAGCCCCGCGGAGATTACGACATCTCCTGCCGGCAAGGGCAGCGGGAGAGCGCTCAGGGGCCGGGTTATCCATCAACCCCACGGGTTCTGGATCACTTGGTGCGCCGGGCACAGCGCAGCAGCACTGCCGCAGTAGGGgtgaagggagggggggggtcagaGGGGACACCAAGGTCAGCGGGGCTGGAGGTGTGTCCCAAAGGTGGGGGTCCCGCTGGGTGCTCAGAGTGAGGTCTGCTCCCAGGGATGATGCTGATGAGTGGGAGAggatggcagcacagaggctgagAAATGCTTTCACGGTTGGAGGAGCCCCGCGTTGCGAGGGATGTCCCCAGCTCACACCCCATCACATCCGTGTCCCCAAGGGGGTCTCCTCTTCATGCCAGGGTGGGGGCAGAGGGATGTGGCCAGCCCACAGCATCTCCTCCCCCAGCCACACCACCTATGCCAGCCGGGAACGGTGAGTGCCCCCGGTCCCCCTTTCCATCCAACTTCAGgaccttttcctccttttgtgaCGCACTTTGGCTGCAGTCTCTTGGCCTTGGCCTCGTGCCACATCCCGGGGTCTGAATTTATGGATTCAACAGGCAGTGGAATCAGCCCGGTGGGACTGAGCGTGGGAGGGCTCCTGGCCCCGTGCCACGGCGTGGGCAGAGCGCAAGGATGAGTTCCCATTGCCCCACAAAGCGCAGGGGCTGGGGACCCTTCCAACAAGTAATTTCCCACTCTCCAACTCTGCACCCTGGTGCACCTTTGTGTCAACTGCTCAGGCcctgcacagagccccatagcccctAAAGGACCCCCCTAGAAACCTACAGATCTACCCCATAGCCATGCTAGGACCTCACAGAGCCCGATAGTCATCAATAGGACCCTCATATCCCTCCCAAGAATCCCCAGAGACCATCATAATTCCTCCATACAACCCCCATACCACATCCAGGACCCCCTTAGGACCTCACAGACCCCTATATCTCTCAATAGGatccccaaaaccccccatcACACCAGACAGGCAGCATCCTACAGCACATGGGAGCAATCCTGGGATGTGTTGGTGATGTGCACTGCCTTTCCCAGTGGGCAAATGGGCGCATGTGACACCAAGGTGTCTTTACCCAtcctgcctggctgcagggtgacaACCCCAGTGTCTGGGAATGGTCCCCAGGTTGGGTCCCACAGCCTCAGATGTCCCTTCCCCAGGTGGGACACGGTGCCAGCAGGAcggggctgcaggaagggattGCTCCCCCATGAACAACACAGCCATTTTTGCTCATTATTCCACTTTTTAATCTCCCTGCGAGGTGACTTGCTTAGAGTAATAATTGCTTCGCTCTCATTTTATCTGGCTAATTAATCAGTTAATAAATGACTTTGCTGCAGGGGAGGCAGACACTGCGGCCGTCTCCTCAACCagggactggaaaaaaacagggaaGGAGCTCAGCCCACAGGATTTCCATGGCCCCATGGCACGCACAGCTCTTGGGCGGTTGGGGGCTGATGGGGCCCCCTGGTGTACCCTGGCTTCCAGCAGGGCCACTGCTGCATGGTGATAATGGGGCAgggtggggggctgcagggctccttCTTTATCATCGGTGCTATGGGGCTGCACAGTGTCTGTGGGAAGGGGTAGAAAACGAGGCACAGAGGGGTACTGGGGTGCGGGGATGcagatggggctgtgtgggttACCCAGAGGGACAAGGACAGGAGGTGCGGGATGGCTCAGTCCCACCCAGCATCCTCCGGCGATGGGCTCAGATCAGCTTCTTCCCTCTCCACTGCAGCAGAAGCCCGGCACATGGGAAGGCAGCCTGCAGGTCCCTGTGGAGCTGGGGCAGAGCACGGCATCAGCACCCAGCAAGCACTGACATCACGGGACGGGGGGCTCCTGTCCCCTCCTCCCACCCAGGATGGGACCCCAGGAGGGTCCCCCATTCATTTGAGGGGGCTGAAAGCACAGCTCACCTTggccaggagcagctcctgcactgtgGTGTTCTCCATATCCAGAGGAGTGGCGAGACGCATGGAGAGGAAGAGCTGGGATGCACCTGGGAGCAGCGGGCACAGCTCTGGTtgtgccccatccatcctgcgCTGCAACAGCAGCACACCCCACACACCACCAGTGCCCACACAGTGAAAGCAGTAGGGATGCAGGCCCTCCCTGCACTGGCCACCAAGAAGCCCAGTGGCCACCACGATAACAAGGAGGTGATGATGCCCATAGGGCACATGTGGCCCTACAACCTGTCCCCACGAGGCGGCACTTACTGGCATTGCTCGGGGTGCTGGGGCAGGCTGGTGGCAGCTCCGCGGAGGGGCTGATGGTGCCATCCgggctctgtgctgaggtgGTGTCGGGGGAGGAGGGCTCTGTGCCTGGGCACAGCAATGCTTTGTTAGTGCTGTTGTCACGGAGCGCTGCTACAGGTGGGGGTGGCACTCAcctggggtggcagtggggctcTGCGGTGTCATCGAGGTGTCCGGAGATGTTTCCGTGGTCAGTGTGGAGACACCAGGGCTGGTTTCAGTGGTGCTCCCCAGCGGTGGGCTGGGACTGGGGGTGCTCCTGGGGAACACTGTGCTGGTgatggaggtggtggtggtgtctGCCACGGTTGTAGAGGGCTCAGGAggtgcagctgtgtgtgctgaagTGAGGGGAGCACTGCTGGTCCCTGGGGCGGTGCTGGGCATCGCTGGGGTGGGGGTTTCTGTGCCCGGGCTGGAGGCAGGAGTGGGGGCTGCGGTGCTGAGCAGCGACACGGGGGGCGCTGTGGGCGTTGGCACCGTCGCACCCACTGCTGTGGTCCCTGCAGAGAGGTGGCAGAGGCGTCACCCCGTGCGCTGGCACTGAGGCACCCCACGCTGCGCGTCGGCCGTGGGCAGCCAACGGCGGGGATCGCCGTTCTGAGCGGATACGGATCCCTGCGGATCAGCGGTGTGGGAGGACGGCACATCCGCAGGCTGACAGCGGGGGATGCGGGCACAGCTCCGGGCAGGACCCCCTCCTGGCGCCAGCGACGGCCCCGTCCCACCGCCTCCATCCAACCCTGCGGCGCTCAGAGCCGCCCGTCGGACGGGAAGAGCCGCAGGAACCGGTTACCCTGGGACGGGCCGGGAGCTCCGCTGCAGCGTACACAAAGCCGTGCGCAGATGTTCAGGAACAGATAACGCGGGGCACAAAGAATGGAATGGGAGCGGAGCCCACGGGAGGAGAGTGAAAGAGGAGTGAATCCTGGCTCGTGCGTCAGGGTTGGGTTTAGCAGAGATAAGAGCGGTGGgctgctgccccaggcagccGCGAGGaaggggtggaggaggaggtcGGCatgcaagcagcagaaataaagcaaagctcACTGCTCCTGTtgtgcatggcacagcagccaCCGTGTTCCACTCCCACATCCCTGGGCTGCGGCGCTCCCTCCCCATGCATCCCGCTCGGCCCTTACCCAGTGCCAGCTTTGACCCAGCGAGgctcagcagcaggaacagaggcAGCCGTCCCCTACGTGCAGCCATGTCCAGGGAGGCAGGAGCCAACGCCTCCTGGttggcacagctctgagcactcCCCACAGCCCCGGTGCTGTGGTTTCCGCGTCGTCTTCTCCCGGCAGAGGATGAGCATCCAGGGGTGTCCCTTTATTGCCCAGGCACTGGCACTGCCACAAGGGCTCTCACCCAGCACGGGTGCTCCCGGGGACGGGCGCAATGCCcggcagccatcagctgcacgGTGGCCCCAGAACAGCCACAAGCAGAgtccctgcagctggagacTTGTGCCGGGCAAGGGCAGTGCCAATGGGAAAAGCCCTGGGAACAGCCTGGGACCCCCCTGAGCCCCAAAGAAGGGGTGATGTGTGGCGGCTGCCAGCACACCGAGGCCTTTAGAGACAGCAGCCCACCCTGTGCGCAAGGAGGCAGAGCCAGGAAGGGCGTGCTCTGGGCTGAGGACTCATCTCCTGGGCTGTCCGTGCAGCATCACTTCCCCAGCACGTGTCACAGCCCAGTGCGTGTCACAGCTCAGCGCCGCCTGCAATCAGAGCTGCTTCCTTGTTCCTGGGGTCAGGGATGAGACCCCTCAAAGGCGCTGGGCGAGGACACAGCGTCCTGCGGGTGTGCTGGGGCACAGCCAGGGCACGGCACTCCGCTGGGGCTGTCACACTGCAGCCACACGGCTGGCTGCCAACGCACTGGAGGCACCACCAGTGGCGTGGATGGGATGCAGGCACCCGGGGGTGCTGGGCTCTCACTGCCAGGCTGTCACCAGGCTGTCACCAGGTGGTAGGACAGGGGGACGGCTCCTTGGATGGAGCATAGGATGGGTTGTCCTGGGGGTGTTGTTGACACGCCCACCCGAAGAAACGCCCCCAGACCCCTCCCACTGCGGCCACACCCCTCAGACCCACCTTATATAGGGCACGGGAGGGGAGTGCAGGAGATGGGTGCTCTCTGGGGGTAGGGTTGTTGCCTTGTGTCCCTGTCCTACAGCTCTACTCACCTGTGGTGGCACTGGGGCTTGTTAAGGATGTCCCTGCGGTCAGGGTGGGTACAgcggggctgctctcagctgtgtTCTCCAGTGGTGAACTGGGAGTGAGGGTGCTCCTGAGGACCACTGTGGTGCTGGTGCTCACCAGGGCTGTGGAAGGCTCAGCTGAGGAATCTGTGTGTGATGGTGTGGTGGGagccggggctgtgctggtCCCTGCTGATGTGATCTCAGCCCAGGTGGATGCCATGGTTGTAGAGGATGGGcttggggtggtggtggtggtcaTCTGGGTTGTTGCAGTGCTGTGTATGAAGGCATCTATCTGTAGAGTTATGGTGGAGATACCAGAGCTGGTCTCAGCTGTGCTCTCCAGTGTCTGGCTGGGAGTGAGAGTGCTCCTGGGAGGCgctgtgctgctgatg
Above is a window of Gallus gallus isolate bGalGal1 chromosome 9, bGalGal1.mat.broiler.GRCg7b, whole genome shotgun sequence DNA encoding:
- the LOC424918 gene encoding mucin-7 isoform X4 is translated as MAARRGRLPLFLLLSLAGSKLALGTTAVGATVPTPTAPPVSLLSTAAPTPASSPGTETPTPAMPSTAPGTSSAPLTSAHTAAPPEPSTTVADTTTTSITSTVFPRSTPSPSPPLGSTTETSPGVSTLTTETSPDTSMTPQSPTATPGTEPSSPDTTSAQSPDGTISPSAELPPACPSTPSNASASQLFLSMRLATPLDMENTTVQELLLAKLHRDLQAAFPCAGLLLQWRGKKLI
- the LOC424918 gene encoding flocculation protein FLO11 isoform X1, which gives rise to MPEQADSSAEPSTAPVGFTTTSISSTAPPRSTLTPSQTLESTAETSSGISTITLQIDAFIHSTATTQMTTTTTPSPSSTTMASTWAEITSAGTSTAPAPTTPSHTDSSAEPSTALVSTSTTVVLRSTLTPSSPLENTAESSPAVPTLTAGTSLTSPSATTGTTAVGATVPTPTAPPVSLLSTAAPTPASSPGTETPTPAMPSTAPGTSSAPLTSAHTAAPPEPSTTVADTTTTSITSTVFPRSTPSPSPPLGSTTETSPGVSTLTTETSPDTSMTPQSPTATPGTEPSSPDTTSAQSPDGTISPSAELPPACPSTPSNATQDGWGTTRAVPAAPRCIPALPLHASRHSSGYGEHHSAGAAPGQAPQGPAGCLPMCRASAAVEREEADLSPSPEDAGWD
- the LOC424918 gene encoding vegetative cell wall protein gp1 isoform X2; the encoded protein is MAARRGRLPLFLLLSLAGSKLALGTTAVGATVPTPTAPPVSLLSTAAPTPASSPGTETPTPAMPSTAPGTSSAPLTSAHTAAPPEPSTTVADTTTTSITSTVFPRSTPSPSPPLGSTTETSPGVSTLTTETSPDTSMTPQSPTATPGTEPSSPDTTSAQSPDGTISPSAELPPACPSTPSNATQDGWGTTRAVPAAPRCIPALPLHASRHSSGYGEHHSAGAAPGQAPQGPAGCLPMCRASAAVEREEADLSPSPEDAGWD
- the LOC424918 gene encoding mucin-7 isoform X3 encodes the protein MAARRGRLPLFLLLSLAGSKLALGTTAVGATVPTPTAPPVSLLSTAAPTPASSPGTETPTPAMPSTAPGTSSAPLTSAHTAAPPEPSTTVADTTTTSITSTVFPRSTPSPSPPLGSTTETSPGVSTLTTETSPDTSMTPQSPTATPGTEPSSPDTTSAQSPDGTISPSAELPPACPSTPSNASASQLFLSMRLATPLDMENTTVQELLLAKGPAGCLPMCRASAAVEREEADLSPSPEDAGWD